Proteins encoded within one genomic window of Tigriopus californicus strain San Diego chromosome 12, Tcal_SD_v2.1, whole genome shotgun sequence:
- the LOC131891688 gene encoding uncharacterized protein LOC131891688, producing MDTILKKEGSTVWITGLSGSGKTTLGLALKTYLTSRGVPCYVLDGDQLRGSLSQDLGYSSMESEENARRAGEVALMFAKTGFLAICCLISPSKRARNAIRARHAHLRLAFHEIHLKCSLSICRARDPKGWYSKYEVARLAHQQIRVGSVNLKYEDIGSFLEENSYDIPDEPDLSLDTETQGVSECLNTLVNYLKLS from the exons ATGGACACCATCCTCAAGAAAGAGGGATCCACGGTCTGGATCACTGGCCTCTCAGGATCCGGTAAAACAACCTTAGGATTAGCATTGAAAACTTATTTGACCTCTAGAG GTGTCCCATGTTATGTCTTGGATGGAGACCAACTTAGAGGTAGCTTGTCCCAAGATCTGGGCTATTCATCAATGGAGAGTGAGGAGAATGCCCGAAGAGCTGGAGAAGTGGCGTTAATGTTCGCCAAGACTGGATTTCTCGCCATCTGTTGCCTCATTTCGCCTTCAAAAAGAGCCAGGAACGCAATCCGTGCCCGACACGCTCATCTTAGGCTCGCTTTCCATGAAATCCATCTTAAATGCTCCCTTTCCATTTGTCGAGCTAGAGACCCCAAGGGATGGTATTCCAAATACGAGGTTGCAAGACTCGCCCATCAACAAATTCGAGTGGGTTCCGTGAATTTGAAGTACGAAGACATTGGGAGctttttggaggaaaatagCTACGATATCCCTGATGAGCCCGATTTATCACTTGACACCGAGACCCAAGGAGTCTCCGAGTGCCTTAACACCCTTGTGAACTATTTGAAACTAAGCTAA